A stretch of DNA from Streptomyces sp. NBC_01197:
GCAGCATTCTGGCGAGCGCGCGGGGGTCCCGGTCCGCCGGGAGCTCGTCCTGGGCCTGCGCTCTGGTCAGCGCGGAGTGCATCAAGGTCTCCACGTGCTCCCAGCTGCGCTCGACCCGTCGGGCGAACACGGCGTCGTGCGGGCTCAGTTCGGCGGCCGTATTGGTGACGAAACACCCTCGCAGCCGCTCCGCTTCCGATCCGGCCTCGGCCGCGAACCTGCGCACCACTGCCCGGACGGCGGGCAGTGCGGGGCCGGGCTGGGACAGCTCGGTGAGGAGCTGTGGGTCGCGCAGCTCCTCGTACCGCTCCAGGGCCTTGAGGTACAGATCGTGTTTGTTGCCGAACGTGGCGTAGATGCTGGCCCGGCCGATGCCGGTGTGTTCGACGAGGTCCGCCATCGAGGTCGCCTCGTAACCCCGCTGCCAGAACAGCTCCAGCGCTGCCTGCAGTGCGGCTTCCGGGTCGAACTCCTTGGTTCTGGGCACGGTCGAACTCTAGGCTTTTACGAAACGATCGGTCAAGTATCCGAAGGCTACGCAACCGTCCGCTACGACACCGCTCAGGCGCCCGTACGGTCGGGCGCCGGGTCTCGGCGCGGGCGTTTTCGACCGGCCGTCCCGGCGGGTATGGGCGACGGCCGACCGTCAGTGGCCGCCCAGCGCTCGCGTGACGCCCTTCTCGCGGGGGCCGAGGAAGTGCGGGTCGGGCTTGAACGTGGCGTCCAGGGCTGCCTTCCCCGCCGCGAGGATCTCTCGGGTGCTGCCGTAGTACCAGGTCACGTCGTGCGGGTCGGACACGCCGACGCCGTACGACTCGATGCCGGCCGACCGGCAGAGCGCGATGGCCCTGCGGATGTGGAATCCCTGGCTGACCAGGACCGCCCGGTGCACCCCGAACACCTTCCTGGCGCGCACGCACGAGTCCCAGGTGTCGAAGCCCGCGAAGTCGCTGACGACTTTCCCGCCCGGGACCCCGTGCCGTACGAGATAGGCCCGCATCGCGTCCGGCTCGTCGTAGTCGGTACGGCTGTTGTCACCGGTGACCAGCACCACCTTCACCGTCCCCGCCCGGTACAGACCGGCGGCGGCGTCGAGCCGGTGCGCGAGGTACGGCGACGGCCGGCCCTGCCACAGACCCGCGCCGAAGACCACGGCGACATCGGCCGGGGGCACGTCGGCCGTCGTCCGCACCCGGTCGCCCGCGACGGTGAACATCCAGGTGGCAGGGGCGAGCGCCAGCACACAGCCGAGCATGACGGCCTGCACGGCACGGCGTCGGCCGCGCCTGGTCCTCGGCAGCCGCAGCCCGGGCACCCGCAGATGCGACAGGTTCGGCCGCAGTCGTCGTATGCGGGGCAGTCGTATGCGGGGCGGTACGGGTCTGCGCATGGCTGGCCTTCCGACGCCGGACGTGTCGGAATCCCGGACGCGCGAAGGGGCACGTCCGGTTCGCTCAGCAGGCCGACCGGTCCTCCGGTCCGTTCAGCCGGCCGACCGGGCTTCCGGTTCGCTCCGGCCACCGACCGGCGTCACCTGAGGGTGTACGTCAGATGAGTCACGCCGTTCCCCTCGATCACCGTGGGCCCCTCCAGCGCACGCGGCGCCTCTCGCAGGTTGTCGAGGAAGCGCACGCCCGAACCGAGCAGCAGCGGCACCAGGTCGACATCCAGCTCGTCCAGCAGCCCGGCGTTGATGCACTGCTGGGTGAGGTCGGCGCTGCCGATGACGACTTTCTTCCCGCCGGCTGTCGCCTTGGCCTGCGCGATGGCGCTCTCGACGCCGTCGGTGACGAAGGTCAGCGGGGTGTCCGCACGGGGCCAGCCGTCCGGGATGCTGTGGCTGACGACGATCACCGGCTTGCCCATGGGATGCCCGCCGATCCAGCCGCCCGCGTCGTCGAACGTACGCCGCCCGTAGACGAGCACACCGACCTCCGAAAGACCGCGGTTCAGCCGCTGGGCGCTGGCCTCCGAGACCTTGAACGTCATGTCCGGGTCCGCGGTCCTGACCGCGACGTCCCCGTTTCCGTACCAGCGGAACAGCTGATCGATCCCGTCGGAGGGGTGGGAGACGAACCCGTCCAGCGACATGGACATGTTGGCGCTCACCTTGGCCATCGGTTCTCTCCGCTCTGCTCGGCCGTCCCGTTCCACGTTCCTCCGGTACGGACGGTCCGGCTACCCGGAGGCCGCACCCGGTGCTCCCGGCGCGCCGCCTCCTGAACCGCCGCATGGCGGGCCCGGCCGCGTCCGGGGCCCGGGACTCAGTACTGTCGGGGCATGGAAGGCACCGCGTACACCCCGACCGACTGCGAACGCTGGGACACCGAGCCGGACAAGAGGCCCGGCCGTACCGCTTTCCAGCGCGATCGCGCGCGCGTGCTGCACTCGGGTGCGCTGCGCCGGCTCGCGGGCAAGACCCAGGTGGTCACGCCGGGCTCCCTCCCGCAGACGGCGGGGGAGCCACCGCTCCAGACCTGGGACTCCAGCCCGCGCACCCGCCTCACGCACTCCCTGGAATGCGCCCAGGTCGGCCGTGAACTCGGCGCCGCACTCGGCTGCGACCCCGATCTCGTCGAGGCCGCCTGTCTCGCCCACGACCTGGGCCACCCGCCGTTCGGCCACAACGGCGAACTGGCGCTCAACGACTTCGCCCGGGACTGCGGCGGGTTCGAGGGCAACGCCCAGTCGCTGCGCCTGCTCACCCGTATCGAACCCAAGAGGTTCGTGCCGTCGGACACCTCCGGCGAGCCGGTCAGCGTCGGTCTGAACCTCACCCGGGCCGCCCTCGACGCGGCCACCAAGTACCCATGGCCGCGCGGCGGACACCCCACCGAGCCCGGCTCGGTGAAATTCGGGGTGTACGAGGACGACCTGCCCGTCTTCGACTGGGCCAGGCTCGGCGCCCCGGCCGGCCGCAAGTGCTTCGAGGCCCAGGTCATGGACTGGTCCGACGACGTGGCGTACTCCGTGCACGACGTCGAGGACGGGCTGCACGCCGGGCACATCGACCCCGGCTGTCTGACCTCCGGGCCCGAGCGGGACGCCATCATGGCGGTGGCCGTCGGCCGTTACGTGCCCGGCGACACCGAGATGGCCGAGCTCACCGACGCACTCGACGGCCTGCTCGCCCAGGAATGGTGGCCGCACGGCTACGACGGCACCGCCGTCGCGCAGGCCCGGCTGAAGGACGCCACCAGCCAGCTCATCGGCCGGTTCTGCCTGGCCGCCGAGAGCGCGACCCGGGAGTCGTACGGCGCGGGGCCGCTCACCAGATACGCGGCGGAACTGGTCGTTCCACGCCGGGCGCGCCTGGAGTGCGCTGTCCTCAAGGCCGTCGCGGACCGATATGTGATGCAGCGCGAGGAGCAGGAGCGGCTCCGTATCAACCAGCGCGAAGTGCTCGCCGAACTGGCCGGGGCGCTCACGGCCCGGGCGCCCGAAGGGCTCGACCCGCAGTTCCGCGCACTGTTCGAAGCGGCACCCGGCGAACGCGAACGCAAACGTGTGATCGTCGACCAGATCGCCTCACTCACGGACACCGCGGCCCGCTCTCTGCACGCGCGGCTGACCGTCAGTCACTGAGGATGACCGCCGTACGGATCTCCGCCGGACCGCCCGTGGTACTGCTCTCCGCCGCCATGCCATCATGACCGGCCATTCCTGACCGTGCGTGAGCCTCAACACCTCACACCTCTTCCCCCATCACACTCCGTGCGGGACGCTCGCAAGTGGCGCCAGCACTCCAAGGAGGCAACAAGTGGTCGACGCACATCTGACGTTCGTCATCATCGGCGGCGGGCTCGCGGGGGCGAAGGCCGCCGAAACCCTCCGCACCGAAGGGTTCGCGGGCCGTGTGATCCTCATCGGTGACGAACGCGACCACCCCTACGAACGCCCGCCCCTGTCCAAGGGTTTCCTGTCGGGCAAGGACGAGCGTGACAGCGTCTACGTCCACGAGACCGCCTGGTACGCACAGGCCGACATCGAGCTCCACCTGGGCCAGACCGTTGTCTCCATCGACCGTGCCGTCAAGGTCGTACGCCTCGGTGACGACACGGCCATCCACTACGACAAGCTGCTGCTGGCGACCGGCGCCGAGCCGCGCCGCCTGGACATCCCCGGCACGGGTCTCGCGGGCGTGCACCATCTGCGCCGGCTCGCCCACGCCGACCGGCTGCGGAACGTCCTGACCTCGCTCGGCCGGGACAACGGCCATCTGGTGATCGCGGGAGCGGGCTGGATCGGCCTGGAGGTCGCAGCGGCCGCGCGCGGCTACGGGGCCGAGGTCACCATCGTCGAACCGCACCAGACCCCGCTGCACTCGGTCATCGGTCCTGAGCTCGGCCAGATCTTCACCGACCTGCACGCCGAGCACGGTGTCCGCTTCCACTTCGGCGCACGCCTCACCGGGATCACCGGCCAGGACGGCATGGTCCTGGCCGTCCGGACCGACGACGGCGAGGAGCACCCGGCCCACGACGTGCTCGCCGCGATCGGCGCGGCCCCCCGCGTCTCGCTGGCCGAGGCCGCGGGCCTTGAGCTGGTGGACCGGGCGGACGGCGGCGGCATCGCCGTCGACTCCTCGCTGCGCACCTCCGACCCGGACATCTACGCGGCGGGCGACGTCGCGGCCGCGCAGCACCCGCTGCTCGGCGCCCGGCTGCGCGTCGAGCACTGGGCGAACGCGCTCAACGGCGGCCCGGCGGCGGCCCGTGCGATGCTCGGCCAGGGCGTGGCGTACGACAGGATCCCGTACTTCTTCTCCGACCAGTACGACCTGGGCCTGGAGTACTCGGGATGGGCGCCACCCGGCTCGTACGACCAGGTGCTCATCCGGGGCGACGCGGGGAAGCGGCGGTTCATCGCCTTCTGGATGAAGGAAGGGCGGCTGCTGGCCGGTATGAACGTCAATGTGTGGGACGTCACCGAACAGCTCCAGCGACTGATCCGCTCCGGCGCGACGCTGGACCCGGAGGCGCTCGCGGACCCGTCGGTGGACCTGGCCACGCTGGGCGCCTGAGAGGACGTACGGGCCCGCCCGGCCGGGCAGGCCCGTACGGAGTGTCCGAGCCGGACCGTAGACTTCACCCGTGGCAGGCAGGATCAACGATGACGACGTGAAGGCGGTCCGGGACGCGGTCCCGATCGACGCCGTCGTTTCCGAGTACCTCCAGCTGCGGAACGCGGGCGGCGGGAACCTGAAGGGGCTCTGCCCCTTCCACGACGAGAAGTCCCCCTCCTTCCAGGTCAGTCCGGCCAAGGGCCTCTTCCACTGCTTCGGCTGCCAGGAGGGCGGGGACACCCTCGCCTTCATCATGAAGATCGACCACCTCTCGTTCTCCGAGGCGGTCGAGCGGCTCGCGGGCACGGCCGGCATCACCCTCCGGTACGAGGAGGGCGGCTACACCCCCAACAGCCAGCGCGGCGAGCGCATCCGGCTGGTCGAGGCGCACAAGGCGGCCGCGCAGTTCTACGTCGAGCAGCTCGACAGCGCCGAGGCCGAGATCGGCCGGAAGTTCCTCGCCGAGCGCGGTTTCGACCAGGCCGCCGCCACCCATTTCAGCGTCGGCTACAGCCCGGCCGGCTGGGACCACCTGACCCGCTATCTGCGCGGCAAGGGCTTCTCCGACAAGGAGCTCATCACCTCCGGACTGTCCCAGGAGTCGCGCGGCGGCAAGCCCATCGACCGCTTCCGCGGCCGGCTGATGTGGCCGATCCGCGACATCAGCGGCGAGGTCGTCGGCTTCGGTGCGCGCAAGCTGCGCGACGACGACAACGGGCCGAAGTACCTCAACACCCCCGAGACGTCGATCTACAAGAAGTCCCAGGTCCTCTACGGGATCGACCTGGCCAAGAAGGAGATCGCCAAGTCCAGCAGGGCCGTCGTCGTCGAGGGGTACACCGACGTCATGGCCTGCCACCTGGCCGGGGTGACCACCGCCGTCGCCACCTGCGGAACGGCCTTCGGCACCGACCACATCAAGATCCTCCGCCGGCTGCTCATGGACAACGGCAGCGCCCGCGTGATCTTCACGTTCGACGGGGACGCGGCCGGACAGAAGGCGGCCCTGCGCGCCTTCGAGGACGACCAGAAGTTCGCCGCCGAGACCTATATCGCCATCGCCCCGGACGGGATGGACCCCTGCGACCTGAGGCTCGCGCAGGGCGACGAGTCGGTGCGCGGCCTGGCCGAACCCCGCACCCCGCTCTTCGAGTTCGCACTCCGCCAGATCATCTCGCGCTACGACCTGGAGACCCCGGCGGGCCGGGCGACGGCGCTCGACGAGGCGGCGCCCGTGGTGGCCCGGATCAAGAACAGCGCCTCGCAGCACGAGGTCGCCGTACAGCTGGCCGGGATGCTCGGCATCCTCGACACCCAGTTCGTGGTCAAGCGCATCAGCCAGCTCGCCCAGTGGGCCCGCGGCCGGGGCAACGCACCGGCGCCCACGCGAGGCGGCCGCCCCTCACAGCAGGTGGAGGCGGCGCGCCCCCCGTCGAGCGGCCCCGCGCTCCACCTCCGCAGCCCCGCGCACCGCACCGAGCGCGAGCTGCTGAAGCTGGCACTGCAGCGCCCGGAACTGGTCTCCCCGGCCTTCGACGCCTACGGGGCCGACGAGTTCACCGCCCCGCCGTACGCCGCCGTACGCGAGGCGATCATGGAGGCGGGCGGCGCCGAGCAGGGCATCACCGACTCCTTCGAGTACCTCACCCGGGTCCGCGCGGCGGCGCCGGACGACACCGTCCGGGCCGTGGTCACCGAGCTGGCCGTGGAGGCGATCATGCGCCGTACGGTCGACGAGCTGTACGCGGGCGAGCAGCTGGTGCATGTCCGGCTGCGCGCGGTCGACCGGCGGATCACGGACGTCCAGGGCACGCTGGCCCGGGCCTCCACCCAGGGCGACGCCGAGCAGTACGCGGCGGTCCAGAACGAGTTGTGGACCCTCCAGCAGTACGGCCAGTCCCTGCGCAACCGCGGCGCCGAAGCGCTCTGAGCCGGACAAGAAGGGGCTGAGCCGCCCCCCGGTCACCGGTCGGGGCAGCCGGCTCCCGGCCGCCCGGTGGCGTTCCCGTAACCGGCGGGTCACGAACCGGACTCAGAAAGTCACCGCACACCTCTCGTGGCCGCGCTGTGTCGTGCCCCACACTGGGCAGCGGCGCCTGAGACCGACCGGCACATGGGGGACGGAAGGCGGGCTCGGCCGCCGCTGTCCCGCTGCCGCACGCCCCGACCCGGCAGTCATCCTGGAGGCCGCCCCCGTGCAGACCCGGACCCCGACCCAGACCGATGTGGCCCCGGCAGTCCCTCAGCAGGGCCCGGCCGCAGGCCACCCCGAAACCGTCCCCGGTCAGGCCCGGCCCGCACGGGAGGCCGTCCCCGAAGCCGTCCCCGAGGTCGTGGTCGAGGACCCGGACGGAACGCCCGCACCCGTGCGCACCGGCACCGCGGACACCGGCGGCCCCTCGTCCGACCTCTTCCGCCAGTACTTACGGGAGATCGGCCGTATCCCGCTGCTCACGGCGGCCGACGAGGTGGACCTCGCCCGCTGTGTCGAAGCGGGCCTCTTCGCCGAGGAACGGCTGGGGAGTTCGGCCGGTCTCGACTCCCGCCTCGTCGTGGACCTGGACCGCCTGGTGGTGCTCGGGCGGATGGCCAAACGACGGCTGATCGAGGCCAACCTCCGCCTCGTGGTCTCCGTCGCCAAGCGGTACGTGGGCCGCGGGCTGACCATGCTCGACCTGGTCCAGGAGGGAAACCTCGGCCTGATCCGGGCGGTGGAGAAGTTCGACTACGCCCGGGGCTACAAGTTCTCCACGTACGCGACCTGGTGGATCCGACAGGCGATGTCCCGGGCGCTGGCCGACCAGGCCAGGACGATACGGGTCCCGGTGCACGTGGTCGAGCTGATCAACCGCGTGGTCCGGGTCCAGCGCCGGATGCTCCAGGAACGCGGGTATGAACCGACCCCCGAGGAGGTCGCGGCCCAGCTCGAACTCACCCCGGAACGCGTGGGGGAGGTGCTGCGTCTCGCCCAGGAACCGGTGTCCCTGCACGCCCCGGTGGGGGAGGAGGACGAGGTGGCGCTGGGCGACCTGATAGAGGACGGCGACGCGGCGTCCCCGGTGGAGTCGGCGGCGTTCCTGCTGCTGCGGCAGCACCTGGAGGCGGTGCTCTCCACACTGGGCGAACGCGAGCGCAAGGTCGTCCAGCTCCGCTACGGCCTGGCGGACGGCAGACCCCGCACGCTGGAGGAGATCGGACGGATCTTCGGGGTGACGCGGGAGCGGATCCGCCAGATCGAGTCCAAGACCCTGAACAAACTGCGGGACCACGCCTTCGCGGACCAGCTGCGGGGCTACCTGGACTGAGCGCAACCCCGCAGCGGGACCCTGCGAGCCGCTGATCCGGACCGGCTGACCCGGGCCGGCTGATACGGACCGACTGATACGGACCGACAGATCCAGACCCGCCGGCCCCGATCCGCTAATCCACCTCCACGACCGCCTGCGCGAACTGCGCCGCGTAAAGCCGCGCATACGCCCCGTCCGCAGCCAGCAACTCCTCGTGCGACCCCTGCTCCACGATCGACCCGTTCTCCATCACCAGAATCACGTCCGCGTCCCGGATCGTGGAGAGCCGGTGTGCGATGACGAAGCTGGTGCGGCCGTGCGCCAGACGCGCCATCGCCTGCTGGATCAGCACCTCGGTACGGGTGTCGACGGAGCTCGTCGCCTCGTCGAGCACCAGGATCACCGGGTCGGAGAGGAAGGCCCGCGCGATCGTGATCAGCTGCTTCTCTCCCGCGCTCACCCCCGTACCCTCGTCGTCGATGACCGTGTCGTACCCCTCGGGAAGGGTGCGGATGAACCGGTCGGCGTGGGCAGCCCGGGCCGCCTCCTCGATCTCCTCGCGGGTGACGGCGCGCGACGAGCCGTACGCGATGTTCTCCGCGATCGTGCCGCCGAACAACCAGGTGTCCTGGAGGACCATGCCTATCCCGGAGCGCAGTTCCTCCCGCGTCATGCCGGCGATGTCGGTCCCGTCGAGCGTGATCCGCCCGCCGGTCACCTCGTAGAACCGCATGAGCAGATTGACCAGTGTCGTCTTGCCCGCGCCGGTCGGACCGACGATCGCGACCGTGTGCCCCGGTTCGACCGAGAGGGACAGATTTTCGATGAGCGGTTTGTCCGCCTCGTACCGGAAGGCGACCTTCTCCAGCGAGATGCTGCCGCGCACCGCCACCGGACGGTCGGCGGTACGGGCACCGGGTACCGCGTCGGACACCGGGCCGGACACGGAGTCGGATTCCGTGCCGGAGGAGTCGGCGTCGGGCGTCTGCTCCTCCGCGTCGAGCAGTTCGAAGATCCGCTCGGCGGACGCCACACCCGACTGCACCAGGTTCGCCATCGACGCGACCTGGGTCAGCGGCTGCGAGAACTGCCGCGAGTACTGGATGAAGGCCTGCACATCACCGATCGACAGCGACCCGGAAGCGACCCGCAGCCCGCCGATGACTGCCACAAGCACGTAGTTGATGTTGGAGACGAACATCATCAGCGGCTGCATGATGCCGCTGTTGAACTGGGCCTTGAACCCCGCCTCGTACAGCGCGTCGTTCTGCTCGCGGAAGGCCTCGGCCGACTCCGCCTGCCGTCCGAAGATCTTGACCAGGGCGTGCCCGGTGTACATCTCCTCGATATGGGCGTTGAGCTTGCCGGTGACCTTCCACTGCTGCACGAACTGCGGCTGGGACCGCTTGCCGACGCGCGTGGCCACCAGCACCGAGAGCGGTACGGTCACCAGCGCGACCAGCGCCAGGATCCAGGAGATCCAGAACATCATCGCCAGTACGCCGATGATGGTGAGCAGCGAGTTCATGAGCTGGCCCATGGTCTGCTGCATCGTCTGGCCGATGTTGTCGACGTCGTTGGTCGTCCGGCTGAGCACCTCACCGCGCTTCGCCCTGTCGAAGTACGACAGCGGCAGGCGCGAGAGCTTCGCCTGGATCTCCTCACGCATCCGGTACATGGCCTCGTTGATGATCCGGGCCGCGAGCCGGGTGGTGACGAGCATCAGCAGACCCGCGCAGCCGAAGGCCGCCAGCGCGAGCAGCAGGATCTCTCCCACCTGGGTGAAGTCGATGCCCTTGCCCGGCGTGAAGTCCACACCGGAGAGCATGTCGGCCATCGCGCCCTGGCCCCTGGCGTGCAGGCCCTTCAGAGCCTGCGCCTTGGTCGTGCCCGCGGGCAGATGGCGGCCGATGATCCCGGCGAAGATCAAGTCGGTCGCCCGGCCGAGGATCTTCGGTCCGACGACCGAGAGCGCGACGCTGCCGACGACGGCCAGCAGCATCGTGAACAGCGCGGCACGGTCCTGCGCCAGCTGCCGCAGCAGCCGCTTGCCCGACCCCTTGAAGTCCATGGACTTCTGGGTCGGTCCTGCCATCATGCGTCCACCAGGACCGGACATCAGGCCGCCTCCGCCTCGGTCAGCTGGGAGAGCACGATCTCCCGGTATGTCTCATTGCCGTCCATCAGTTCGTGGTGCCGGCCCGTCCCGACGACCTGGCCCTCGTCCATGACGACGATCCGGTCCGCGTCGCGGATGGTCGAGACACGCTGGGCGACGATCACCACGGTCGCCTGGGCGGTCTCACGCCGCAGCGCGGTCCGCAGCGCCGCGTCGGTCGCGTAGTCCAGCGCCGAGAACGAGTCGTCGAAGAGATAGATCTCCGGCCGCTGGACCAGTGTCCTGGCGATCGCCAGCCGCTGGCGCTGCCCGCCGGAGACGTTGGTGCCACCCTGGGCGATCGGCGCGTTCAGCCCGCCTTCGAGCTTCTCGACGAACCCCTTGGCCTGCGCCACATCCAGCGCGTGCCACAGCTCCTCGTCGGTCGCGTCCGGGTTCCCGTACCGCAGGTTCGTCGCGACGGTCCCGGAGAACAGATACGGCTTCTGCGGCACCAGGGACACGGTCTTCGCCAGCAGGACGGGGTCGAGTTCCCGTACGTCCGTGCCGTCCACCAGCACCTCGCCGCCCGTGGCGTCGAACAGCCGCGGTACGAGACCGAGCAGCGTCGACTTCCCGCTGCCGGTCGACCCGATCACCGCGGTGGTCTCACCGGGCAGCGCCTCCAGGGCGACCTCCCGCAGCACCGACGCCTCGGCGCCCGGGTACTTGAACCCGGCCCCGCGGATCTCCAGATGGCCGTGCCTGGCCAGCTCGGTGACGGGATTCAGCGGCGGCACCACGCTGGAGTCGGTGGAGAGCACCTCCTGGATCCGCTCGGCGCAGACCTCCGCGCGCGGCACCATCATGAACATGAAGGTGGCCATCATCACGGACATCACGATCTGCATCAGATAGGAGAGGAACGCCGTGAGCGCCCCGATCTGCATCGCGCCGCTGTCGATCCGGTGCGCACCGAACCAGACCACCGCGATCGACGACACGTTCACCACGGTCATCACCGTCGGGAACATCAGGGCCATCAGCCGGGCGGTCCCCAGGGAGACCTCGGTCAGCTCGGCGTTGGCGCCCTTGAAGCGCTCCTTCTCGTACGCGTCCTTCACGAACGCGCGGATGACGCGGTTGCCGGTGATCTGCTCACGCAGCACCCGGTTCACCGTGTCGAGCCGGACCTGCATCTGCCGGAAGAGCGGCCGCATCCGCCGGACGATCAGGGAGACCAGTACGAGCATGACCGGGACGACCGCGATCAGTACGAGCGAGAGCGGGACGTCCTGGCCGAGCGCCAGCACGATGGCGCCCACGCACATGATCGGCGCCGAGGCCATCAGGGTGAACGACATCAGGACCAGCATCTGGATCTGCTGGACGTCATTGGTCGTCCGGGTGATGAGGGACGGTGCGCCGAAGTGCCCGACCTCACGGGCGGAGAAGGACTGCACCCGGTCGAAGACACCGGCGCGGATGTCCCGGCCGAGTGCGGACGCGGTCCTGGCGCCGAAGTAGACGGCGCCGCCGTTGCAGATCACCTGAACCACGCTGATGGCGATCATGAGACCGCCGTAGCTCAGGATGTAACCCGAGTCGCCCTTGACGACACCGTTGTCAATGATGTCCGCGTTGAGCGTCGGGAGATAGAGGGTGGCGCAGGTCTGGAGCAGCTGAAGCAGCGCCAGCATGGCCATGGGTTTCTTGTACGGACGCAAATGGGTCCGCAGAAGTGATATGAGCACGTGCATCTCTCGGGTCGGCGGTCCGGCGGGGCTTCCGGCAGGGCAGGGAAAATCAGGGACGGTGTCCGGCCGTCCCAGTTTCCGGCACCGCGCAGCCCTGCACGAACCGTTTTCCTCAAACAGGGGTCAAGAACACGACCGTCAGGCCGGCGCGCCGAACGCTCCGGGGTGGATCTGGTCACGCGTCGCCGCGTACTGCTTGCGCACCGCCTGCCCCACCGCGAGCCCGTCGCCCGGTTCGAGTACCTGCGCCGCCGCGCCCTGCCAGGCGGGCGGGGTCTGCGGATCCAGCGTGCCCTCGGAGACGCCGAGCGCCCAGGCAGCCTGCCGGGCGGCACCGACCGCCGCGTAGTCGGCGGGCTGCGGGACGACCACCTGCGCCCCGAAGATGCCGGGTGCGGCGGCCTGGACGGCGGGCAGTTCGGCGGCGGCGCCCAGCAGGAAGACCCGGCGCACCTCGACGCCGCGGTCCCGCAGTACGTCCATGGCGTCCGCCAGCGAGCAGAGCATGCCTTCGAAGGCCGCCCGCGCCACGTGCTCACGCTTCATCGACTCGCGGCGCAGCCCGGACAGAGTGCCCGCGGTGTGCGGCAGCTGCGGGGTGCGTTCACCCTCCAGATACGGCAGGAGCACCACTCCGGACGCACCGGGGGTGGAGGTCAGCGCCAGTGCCGACAGGGCCTCCAGGTCCTCGGCGCCGAGGAGTTCGGCGGTGCCGCGCAGCGCCCGTACGGCGTTGAGCGTGTGCACCACCGGCAGATGCATCCCGGTGGCGTCGGCGAACGAGGTGATCATCCCGGACGGGTCGGACAGCGCCTCGTGGTGCACGGCCATCACCGAACCCGACGCGCCGAGCGACACGACCACGTCTCCGGCCGAGACCCCCAGACCGAAGGCGGCGGCCATCGTCTCGCCGGTGCCGGCCGAGATCAGCAGCCCCTCGGGGGTGGTCCCCGCCGAGTCGGACGGGCCGAGCACCTCCGGCAGCGCGGCCGTGTGCCCGAGAGCCAGCTCCACCAGATCGGGACGGTAGGCGCCGGTCGCCGCCGACCAGTAGCCGGTGCCCGACGCGGCGCCCCGGTCGGTGATCCGCCGGGCGGGCCGCCCGAGCAGCTGCCACACGAGCCAGTCGTGCGGCTGGAG
This window harbors:
- a CDS encoding SanA/YdcF family protein, giving the protein MRRPVPPRIRLPRIRRLRPNLSHLRVPGLRLPRTRRGRRRAVQAVMLGCVLALAPATWMFTVAGDRVRTTADVPPADVAVVFGAGLWQGRPSPYLAHRLDAAAGLYRAGTVKVVLVTGDNSRTDYDEPDAMRAYLVRHGVPGGKVVSDFAGFDTWDSCVRARKVFGVHRAVLVSQGFHIRRAIALCRSAGIESYGVGVSDPHDVTWYYGSTREILAAGKAALDATFKPDPHFLGPREKGVTRALGGH
- a CDS encoding dihydrofolate reductase family protein, whose protein sequence is MAKVSANMSMSLDGFVSHPSDGIDQLFRWYGNGDVAVRTADPDMTFKVSEASAQRLNRGLSEVGVLVYGRRTFDDAGGWIGGHPMGKPVIVVSHSIPDGWPRADTPLTFVTDGVESAIAQAKATAGGKKVVIGSADLTQQCINAGLLDELDVDLVPLLLGSGVRFLDNLREAPRALEGPTVIEGNGVTHLTYTLR
- a CDS encoding TetR/AcrR family transcriptional regulator, producing the protein MPRTKEFDPEAALQAALELFWQRGYEATSMADLVEHTGIGRASIYATFGNKHDLYLKALERYEELRDPQLLTELSQPGPALPAVRAVVRRFAAEAGSEAERLRGCFVTNTAAELSPHDAVFARRVERSWEHVETLMHSALTRAQAQDELPADRDPRALARMLLVLMQGLRVTGKGSSEPGRVRDAAEQALTVLD
- the dnaG gene encoding DNA primase; this encodes MAGRINDDDVKAVRDAVPIDAVVSEYLQLRNAGGGNLKGLCPFHDEKSPSFQVSPAKGLFHCFGCQEGGDTLAFIMKIDHLSFSEAVERLAGTAGITLRYEEGGYTPNSQRGERIRLVEAHKAAAQFYVEQLDSAEAEIGRKFLAERGFDQAAATHFSVGYSPAGWDHLTRYLRGKGFSDKELITSGLSQESRGGKPIDRFRGRLMWPIRDISGEVVGFGARKLRDDDNGPKYLNTPETSIYKKSQVLYGIDLAKKEIAKSSRAVVVEGYTDVMACHLAGVTTAVATCGTAFGTDHIKILRRLLMDNGSARVIFTFDGDAAGQKAALRAFEDDQKFAAETYIAIAPDGMDPCDLRLAQGDESVRGLAEPRTPLFEFALRQIISRYDLETPAGRATALDEAAPVVARIKNSASQHEVAVQLAGMLGILDTQFVVKRISQLAQWARGRGNAPAPTRGGRPSQQVEAARPPSSGPALHLRSPAHRTERELLKLALQRPELVSPAFDAYGADEFTAPPYAAVREAIMEAGGAEQGITDSFEYLTRVRAAAPDDTVRAVVTELAVEAIMRRTVDELYAGEQLVHVRLRAVDRRITDVQGTLARASTQGDAEQYAAVQNELWTLQQYGQSLRNRGAEAL
- a CDS encoding NAD(P)/FAD-dependent oxidoreductase is translated as MVDAHLTFVIIGGGLAGAKAAETLRTEGFAGRVILIGDERDHPYERPPLSKGFLSGKDERDSVYVHETAWYAQADIELHLGQTVVSIDRAVKVVRLGDDTAIHYDKLLLATGAEPRRLDIPGTGLAGVHHLRRLAHADRLRNVLTSLGRDNGHLVIAGAGWIGLEVAAAARGYGAEVTIVEPHQTPLHSVIGPELGQIFTDLHAEHGVRFHFGARLTGITGQDGMVLAVRTDDGEEHPAHDVLAAIGAAPRVSLAEAAGLELVDRADGGGIAVDSSLRTSDPDIYAAGDVAAAQHPLLGARLRVEHWANALNGGPAAARAMLGQGVAYDRIPYFFSDQYDLGLEYSGWAPPGSYDQVLIRGDAGKRRFIAFWMKEGRLLAGMNVNVWDVTEQLQRLIRSGATLDPEALADPSVDLATLGA
- a CDS encoding deoxyguanosinetriphosphate triphosphohydrolase, which gives rise to MEGTAYTPTDCERWDTEPDKRPGRTAFQRDRARVLHSGALRRLAGKTQVVTPGSLPQTAGEPPLQTWDSSPRTRLTHSLECAQVGRELGAALGCDPDLVEAACLAHDLGHPPFGHNGELALNDFARDCGGFEGNAQSLRLLTRIEPKRFVPSDTSGEPVSVGLNLTRAALDAATKYPWPRGGHPTEPGSVKFGVYEDDLPVFDWARLGAPAGRKCFEAQVMDWSDDVAYSVHDVEDGLHAGHIDPGCLTSGPERDAIMAVAVGRYVPGDTEMAELTDALDGLLAQEWWPHGYDGTAVAQARLKDATSQLIGRFCLAAESATRESYGAGPLTRYAAELVVPRRARLECAVLKAVADRYVMQREEQERLRINQREVLAELAGALTARAPEGLDPQFRALFEAAPGERERKRVIVDQIASLTDTAARSLHARLTVSH